Within Romboutsia sp. CE17, the genomic segment GATAGCTCTTTAGAAATAGTTAAGGCATTACGCAAAGCTGATAAAAGAGTTTGCTATGTTAATTTATCTAGAAACTTTGGCAAAGAAGTTGCTATGGGTGCGGCATTTGACTATGTTACAGGTGAAGCTGTTGCTATAATAGATGCTGACTTACAAGATCCTCCTGAGTTAATAGTTGATATGGTTAAATACTATGAAGAAGGATATGATGACGTTTATGCTAAGAGAAGAAGCAGAGATGGCGAAACTTGGCTTAAGAAGTTTACATCAAAAGCCTTCTACAGAATTTTACAAAAAGTATCTGATGTACCTATACAAAAAGATACAGGAGACTTCAGACTTTTAAGCAGAAGAGCTATAGAAGCTTTAAAGTCTTTTCCTGAAAGACAAAGATATACTAAAGGAATGTTTAGTTTAATAGGCTTTAAGAAAAAAGAAATAGAATTTGATAGAGATTCAAGAATTGCTGGTCAAACTAAATGGAATTACTTTAAGTTAATGGATTTAGCAATTGAAGGAATAGTATCCTTTACTATACTGCCACTTAGAATCTCTACATTAATGGGTATATTAAGTGGTATTGCTTCTTTCATATATATGATATTTGTATTTTCTAAAACTATAATTTTCGGTGTAGATGTACCAGGTTATGCTAGTATGGTTTGCATATTATTGTTCTTAAGTGCTGTTCAGCTAATATCATTAGGTATTATAGGTGAATACTTAGGAAGAATTTTCATAGAAGTAAAAGGTAGACCATTATACTTCGTTGAAGAATATTCAGGATCTATAGAATAAAAGAAGATGTCCTATATTTGGACATCTTTTTATGTATATTTAATTATAAGTAAAATCATCTCTCTTATTATTTATACTTATATCCTTTTTTTTAAATATAATTAATTTACTAAATATAAAGTTTAAAACAATAACAACTACATTAGTTACTATCTTTACAAATAAATCGTTTATTCCCATTAAAGTTGCCATTACAAATATTATAACTAATTCCACTACTCCAGAAAAAATTCTACAACTTACAAAGGCTCTAAATTCTTTTAATATATATTTTAAATCAGTTTCTCTACTTTCAAAAACAAAAAATTTATTTGTCACGTAAGCAAATAAAACCGCTACAATCCAAGCAATACAATTTGATACTAAAACATCGGCTTTAACTACTCTAGTAAAAAGTACATATGTAATCATATTTACAAGAAAAGTTAAACCACCAAACACTAAATAAAGTATGCTTTCTTTATATTTTTTTAAATCCACTCTATTAATCACCACCTTTTATATCTTTTCTAAAATCTATTATTTAATATACCATATAATTATATAATAGTAAATTTTAATATCATTTTAGTTTGTCTATTATTAGTATATTCAATTTATCTTAAAATACTTATTACCTAAATATATAAAAAAGAGCCATTTAATAGGCTCTTTTTTTAGAATTTAAATTTATTACATTTTATCAAATGGCATCATATTTTGCATATACATATTTTGCATATGCATGTAATAATTCATCCACATATCGTTCATGTCATTTATATCTTGTATTTGATTCATATATGGCATGTCTAGAGATGGATATTTACTTGACATATTACCCATACATTGCATTGGTGTCATATCATACATTGGACTTACATAAGTTGAGCATAAATTTCCTGTACAAAGGTCACAGTCTTCTACATATATAGTCTCAGGTTGTTTGCTTTGATTATAAGTCTTCATATTATGCATATTCATGTTATATTGGTTCATATCACATGGATTCATATTACATTGATTTTGTACTGGCTGACTTTTGCATCCATAAGATTTTTTCTTAGGAGGATTACAAGAATAATCATATTCTTCATATTTACAAGTACAACTTGGTTTAGATGTTTTGCAAATTTCTTCTACTTTTACATATTCATAAGTTTTTTCTGTCTTACAAGGATCCATTTTAGAACATTTATCTAATTTAGAGCCACATTTTTCAATCATTTCTTCACATTTTTTAGATTTACTTTCGTATTCTTTTATTTTTTCTCCTGCACTCTTATAGCATTCTAATGCTTTTTCATCACATTTTAATGCTTGAGAATATAACTCTTTAGCTTTTTCATTATAGCATTGCGCTTTTTCATATAAGCATTTTGCACTTTCACAGTTAGTTTCTGCTTCTTGTTGTATTTGTTTCCCCTCTTGATATAAACATTTTGCCTTAGCACAAAGTTCTTCCGCTTTTTGCATTAATTGCTGAGCCTTACATTCTGCCGCCTTAGCTTCCCTTTCAGTACAACTTGCATTTTGTAATAAATTATTAGCTTTTTGTTCTAATACTTTAGCAGATTTCTCGCATTCTTTAGCTTGATTATAAGCCTCATTAGCCTTACAATCATAATCTAATGCTTTTTCAAATAATTCTTCTGCTTTCTTAGCTAGATTTACACATTTATCAACACATGTGATCTCATAATCCTCGCATAAATCATCTATATATTTTTTTATTGGCTTTTTACAAGCTGTATTACATGAACATACATTAGCTGATTTAGTTTGTTTTGCAGGTTTACAATTCATTTTTTCTTCACATGGATTGCAAGCATCATACTGAGGAGTGCATGAACAAGATTGTTTCTTTTTCTTTCTCATAACGTGTCAAAACCCCTTTGCTGTAGATTTAAAATTTCATAAGCATGGCTTATGTTGTTTACTATAATTATATGATTCCAACTTAAACTGGTTACTAATTATTTATCTTTTATGGATCATCTACTAAATTTAAGTGTTTTTTATTTTTATATTTTGCTTTTTAAATTTAACATATTTTATAAATTATAATATTTACTTTATTGCATAACCTATAAATAGAGCTTTTAAATTTATGAAATTGGAGTGATTCTATGCCTTCTACTAACGAAAATAAAAAAGAATTAGATCAATATTGTGATTATAATTGTAATTGTAATTGTAAATCCAATTTTATTAGTGAATACCCTTTATTAACCACTTTAATTACATCTGGTACAATTTTATCTACAACAGCTTTGTTAAGCCAAAAAGGAAGAAAGATTTTAATACCTACCTTTAAATATATAGGAAAACAACAGCTAAAGCTTTTTGCTGGAATTGGTATATTATCGATTGCTAATTATATAACAAAAGAAAACTTTTTATCAAAGGATATTCTTGAAAAAAATAATTTACAAGATATTAATCCTGATGATGATAATGAAATTATCTTAAACAGTGTTATAAAGTTTTAATATAAGAATATTTTTTACTAAAATATAAAAAGGAATGTATTATCAATAAATACATTCCTTTTTATATTAATCCAATGTAATTAATTCGTTATTATAGTAAACACTTACCTCTTTTATATTAAGGGATTTAGATTTATAATTATCTTGTAAAATATTTTTAACTATAAGATTTATAGTATCAAATTTAGCATACTCATTTAAGTAATCAACTTTCCAAGAAATTTCTTTAGAATCATCTTTAAATTCTTCAAGATTTATTTCTACATAATTATTGTTAACAATACTAGCCTTTATAGGTAATCCATTAAAGCACTCTTTTGAAATAGTAGATAGTATTAAATTAACTTTTTCTTTATTAGTACTATTGGCATCGTATTCTATTTCAACAAACTGAGATGCATCCTTTGAATCTATTTGTATAGCTAAAGTCTCACTATTACTCGTTTTACTTTCAACTGCAGTAATATTATCTAAATTTTGAATATCTGTTGTACTTTCATTAAAATTTGAACATGCAGTACCAAATAAAATAGTAGTGCTTAAAAATATAACTGTATTGAATTTATTCATAAGCATACCTCAATATAGAATTTTTTACATTATATCATATATTGAAGAATTTTTCTATTTTTTAACATTATATTATATTTATTGTATTTCAAGATGTCTACATTTCACATTTATATTATATTCTTTTTCCATTTTTTCTAAATCTTTATTTATAAGACCTTTAATTTGCTTAATTTTCTCTGGAACTGTATTTTCATATAATAAGTCATAATTTAATTCTATATAATCTGATGTCTTAGCATCAAAATTAAACTTATAACTTTCTATTGGTAAATCCAAGTATACATGATTATTTGCAGAATTTATACTTAAATTTTTAGATATTGGAATATTGCTACTTATATGTATAGTACCTTCATATTCATTGCCATTATATTGATTAATATTTATATTATCAGGTATATAATCCTCTATATTTTCAATAAAGCTATAACTTTCATTTGAATATATATTTAAGTATTCACACTCTATATCTAAACTATTTATTCCCAAAAGTTCAGTAACCTCTAAATAAATATTGCTAGAACTTAATATTTGTAATTTATCTATATTTTTAATTTTCTTAGGTAAAGATATTGCTCCACTAGATGTTTTAAATAATATACTATTTAAACTTAAGTTATCGTCTATATTTAAATTCCCATAAAGGGTAACTACTTCTAAATCTACATTTTCTGGTATGTAAACTATTAAACCAGAATTGTTTATAGAAACTAAAGATTTTATTCCTAAGTTGAATAACTCTTTAAAATCTAATATTTTAAATTCATAATTTTTATTACTTTCAACCTCACTTATGCTTAAATTATTATCATTATTTGAAACATCATATCTTGCATAATCAACGTTTCCAAGCTTATTTACTTTTATTTTATTTTCATTATTCTTTTTAACTGTTACATTACTTTCTGTTGTATATATTGTAAGCTTTTTAGTATCTTCAATACTTTCATTATATATAGTTTCTTCTTTGATAGCTTCTTGCTCTGCTTTTGATATTTCCCTCATAAAATATGGCATTGTATTTATTCCCGACCAAATGGTACCAATTAATCCAACTATTATTAAAATTATTGCAAATACGGAAAGTTTTTTATTCATAATCATCTTCTCCTTCCCAATTATCATTGTTTTCGTTCTTATCTTTTTTTTCACTTGCATTTATATATATATTTCTTGTTTTTAGCCAATTTATATATTGTTTGTATAATCTTCTAAAGAATCTTATAAAAAATAAATATATCTGCCATATAATAATTTCACATCCTATTATAAATATTGATGCAAATACTACTACTGATGTTATTTCAGGTACTGCCCATACAAACTTAATAATAAAAGGCATTGCAACTACAAAACCTATTAAAGATGTAGCTAGGGTAATACCTATACATACCATAGTTACTATAAAAGTAAACGCTGGTATTAATAAAAATAAAGATAATAAAAATAGTACTATTTTTATAGCTCTTGTAGATAATTTCGAATTTTTCTTGTATAAATCAGGAGTAAGCTTTTCACTTATATAGCTCTTTCCCTTACTAAACTTATCCTTAGCCTTAATTTTTAACTTTTTATATTCATCACTAAAATGGTTTATAGTCTTGTTATTTTTAAGCTGCTTACTTTCATCTTTTTCTTTTATTTGAGATATTAGCTCTTTTGCTATAGCTTTTGGAGATCCTAATGCTGATATTATTTCCATATCACTTTTTCCCTCAATCAATCCATCTACAAAATATTCTTCATAGTCTCTCAATATATCATTAACTTCATCATCTGAAAAATCTTTTCTTAGATAGTCTTTTAGTATTTCTAAAAATTCATTTTTATTCAAGATTCTTACCTCCTTAATATTCATTTAGTATAATATTTACCGCACCTACAAACTCTTTCCATTCTTTCATTAATTTATCTAGATTTCCTCTACCTGCAGGTGTTATTTTATAGTATTTTCTAGCTGGACCTTCGTTAGATTCTAATATATAAGTTTCAAAGTATTCATCCTTTGTAAGTCTTCTTAGTATTGGATATATAGTTCCTTCATTAACATCTATAACTTTAGAAATATTTTGAACAATTTCATATCCGTACATATCCTTCTTAGATATTAAAGCTAGTACACATATTTCTAAAACGCCTTTTCTAAATTGGGTATTCATCAAGTACCTCCCTTCTCTTTTGCATAGTATTATGCATTACACAGTAGTATTTTATACACATATACTAACACAGTATTGTGTATTGCACAATAGTAAAAATAAATATGACCTCAAAATATAAAATTTTGAGGTCATATTTATTTACTTATATATTTAATAATTAATCTTATCGTTTCTTCAATAGATTTTATATTAGTTCTCTCATAAGCATGAGATGCGTATATTCCTGGTCCTATTAAAGCAAACTTAGCATCTAAACCTGCTTTTATTGCAGTAATAGCATCCGATCCATAATTATCATACACATCTATCTTATAACTAATGTTATTATCATCACATATATTAATAATATCATTTAAAAGCTCATAGTCATATGGTCCATTAGAATCTTTACTACATATACTAACATCATATTCAGTAGAATTTTGATGTTCTCCAATACACCCAAAGTCAATGGCAATAAAATTTTTTGTGTTATCAGGTATAAATGATGATGCTCCATGGCATACTTCTTCATAATTACTAAATAAAAAATGAATAGTATTTTTTAGATTTATTTCATTTAATTTTATATAATTAATTATATATAAAACTGCTGCTACAGCTACTTTATCATCTAAGTACCTTCCTTTAATAAATCCTGAATCAGTTATTTTTATCTTTGTATCAAAGGAAATTATATCTCCAATATTTATACCTAAACTTTTGACATCTTCTTTAGAAAAAACTTCTTCATCTATTATTATTTCGTAATTTTCTACACTTCTTTCAATTTCTTTTGATTCCTCTCCATATACATGAATAGAAGGCATTATATTTTGTAAAGTCCCCTCATAAGTTTTATTGCTCCTAGTGTGTATTATACAATTTTCACCCTCTACAGAACTTACTACATAGTCTCCAATTAAACTAATAGTTAATCTCCCATTATCTTTAATTTCTTTTACTAATGCTCCTAAAGTATCTACATGTGCTGAAAATGTAGTTGCATTTTCATTGTCTTCTCCGTTTATAGTTACTATGATATTGCCTTTATTGCTAATTTTATATTTTATATTTAGATCTTCTAATACTTCTATTATGTACTTTTCAATTTGGTCAGTATATCCAGAAGGACTAGGAATACTTAATAACTCTTTTATATACTTATATAATAATTTTTTATTCATAAAGCCTCCTAAAAATATAAGCTCATATAACCACAATGAATTATATTAACTTTTTACATTATATATCCTGTGTAGCAATAATATATCGATGCATATAAAATTAATATAAGAAAAATTCGTTCTAAATATACCAAAATAAAGTATTTCTTATCTAATTCTAATTTAGAACCAGTTATATAAGCTATATTGCTCGTTAAAGTAGTTCCTTTTAACACAAATAATAATCCAATTAGCAATTTTATATTGTCAGATATATTCATATTTATAAGCTCTATTGCTATTATCTCATTATAAAAGCTATAAATAATAGATTTACTTATTAGTTCCACGTCTGAAAGATTAAGCATATTTATAATTGGATAAAATATTTTACTAAAAATATAAACTATATCTTCATTATAAAAAATAAAATCACTAATAAAAAATATTATTAGTATATTTGGTATTAAGGTCATATTTAAATTGATAACTTCTTCTAGATTATCTAATATATACAAGATCATTTTCTTATCTTCTTTATTTTGTAAGTACTTATTTATACCTTTTTTAAACTTATATTTCCTGTGTATACTCTCTCTATAATTAGTTTTTATATAATATGATTTTTTTATTTTACTTAAAGGATAAATTCTACATAAAATCATATTACTAAGTATTAGTATTAACAAAGTAATAAAAATAAAACTTAAATTATTTATACTTAATTCTACATAGGTGTATCTAAACATGGAAAATGATATAATAGAAAAATTTAAAATCAACATGTATAACTCATTTAATCTAAGTTTTCCTTGATTATACAGTTTATTTGCCATATAAAGTCCACAAAAACAATCTGTAAATACGAATATCAATATATTTAATACTACTTTTCCACTGACTTTAAATAGCTTTTTCATAATTGGGTGGCAGTATGACTCTACTATTTCTAATAATCCATAATTTAATATAAATGGCATAAAGATTGCTGAAATTGGAAGTACTATAGATAAATTAAATACTAATTCTTTTATAATTAATACTGTGTTATCATTTTTAAAAAATATATAATTTTGTCCATAAAATATATTTATTAAAATTAATATACTTAAAATCCTAAAAAATAATATAATCTTACTTTTATCTTTCTTAATAAATGATTTTATACTTCCTAAAGATATAAATAAAATTATACATACTTGTATAAATGTTTTATAGTCTGATTGAATTTTATCGGTAATATGGTATAACAAGGTCTGAGTTTGGTAATTCAAATTTATAGGTATAAAAAATATACATATTCCTATAATTGAATAAATAATCATTTCGAGTATAGTTAAAGATTCGCTTTCATTACCTTTTGCCTCATAGTTTTTATTCTTATTTATTCCTTCCATATTTTCACCTCTGTATACTTTTTCAACCTTAATTTTATATTTCCTTCTTCATTAATAAAATTAATACCATTGCTTATACTGAATATCATAATGTATAATACTATAAATATGATAAAATACTATAAATCTTTATAGAGGTGATATATTGAGTTCAGAACAAAATAATAAAACAATTTTAATATTAACAGCTCAATTTGGTGCAGGCCATATTAGTGCTGCAAATGCAATTAAAGATTATATATGTGAATATAATGATAATTACAATATAGTGATACAAAATTTTATAAATGCAAGTCTGCCTAGAATAAATAAACCTATGGTTAAAATGTACGAAAATAACACAAAGTATATGCCAGAACTTTATAATTATTACTACTACTTAAAAAAATCTTTTAGCTCAAAATATGATATTTCTCATATGATA encodes:
- a CDS encoding GtrA family protein → MDLKKYKESILYLVFGGLTFLVNMITYVLFTRVVKADVLVSNCIAWIVAVLFAYVTNKFFVFESRETDLKYILKEFRAFVSCRIFSGVVELVIIFVMATLMGINDLFVKIVTNVVVIVLNFIFSKLIIFKKKDISINNKRDDFTYN
- a CDS encoding M42 family metallopeptidase is translated as MNKKLLYKYIKELLSIPSPSGYTDQIEKYIIEVLEDLNIKYKISNKGNIIVTINGEDNENATTFSAHVDTLGALVKEIKDNGRLTISLIGDYVVSSVEGENCIIHTRSNKTYEGTLQNIMPSIHVYGEESKEIERSVENYEIIIDEEVFSKEDVKSLGINIGDIISFDTKIKITDSGFIKGRYLDDKVAVAAVLYIINYIKLNEINLKNTIHFLFSNYEEVCHGASSFIPDNTKNFIAIDFGCIGEHQNSTEYDVSICSKDSNGPYDYELLNDIINICDDNNISYKIDVYDNYGSDAITAIKAGLDAKFALIGPGIYASHAYERTNIKSIEETIRLIIKYISK
- a CDS encoding DUF1700 domain-containing protein, whose amino-acid sequence is MNKNEFLEILKDYLRKDFSDDEVNDILRDYEEYFVDGLIEGKSDMEIISALGSPKAIAKELISQIKEKDESKQLKNNKTINHFSDEYKKLKIKAKDKFSKGKSYISEKLTPDLYKKNSKLSTRAIKIVLFLLSLFLLIPAFTFIVTMVCIGITLATSLIGFVVAMPFIIKFVWAVPEITSVVVFASIFIIGCEIIIWQIYLFFIRFFRRLYKQYINWLKTRNIYINASEKKDKNENNDNWEGEDDYE
- a CDS encoding PadR family transcriptional regulator — translated: MNTQFRKGVLEICVLALISKKDMYGYEIVQNISKVIDVNEGTIYPILRRLTKDEYFETYILESNEGPARKYYKITPAGRGNLDKLMKEWKEFVGAVNIILNEY
- a CDS encoding glycosyltransferase family 2 protein gives rise to the protein MKNKILSIIIPMYNEEESLPHLYNRLVALGEQIKDYELEFLFVNDGSKDSSLEIVKALRKADKRVCYVNLSRNFGKEVAMGAAFDYVTGEAVAIIDADLQDPPELIVDMVKYYEEGYDDVYAKRRSRDGETWLKKFTSKAFYRILQKVSDVPIQKDTGDFRLLSRRAIEALKSFPERQRYTKGMFSLIGFKKKEIEFDRDSRIAGQTKWNYFKLMDLAIEGIVSFTILPLRISTLMGILSGIASFIYMIFVFSKTIIFGVDVPGYASMVCILLFLSAVQLISLGIIGEYLGRIFIEVKGRPLYFVEEYSGSIE
- a CDS encoding DUF4097 family beta strand repeat-containing protein, with amino-acid sequence MNKKLSVFAIILIIVGLIGTIWSGINTMPYFMREISKAEQEAIKEETIYNESIEDTKKLTIYTTESNVTVKKNNENKIKVNKLGNVDYARYDVSNNDNNLSISEVESNKNYEFKILDFKELFNLGIKSLVSINNSGLIVYIPENVDLEVVTLYGNLNIDDNLSLNSILFKTSSGAISLPKKIKNIDKLQILSSSNIYLEVTELLGINSLDIECEYLNIYSNESYSFIENIEDYIPDNININQYNGNEYEGTIHISSNIPISKNLSINSANNHVYLDLPIESYKFNFDAKTSDYIELNYDLLYENTVPEKIKQIKGLINKDLEKMEKEYNINVKCRHLEIQ